A genomic window from Nocardioides sp. BP30 includes:
- a CDS encoding IclR family transcriptional regulator yields MSQVPAATRALRVLRFLATQADPVPLEALMRACELPRSTAYHLVNAMIEEGFVVHLADERRYGLGVAAFEAGSGYIRQAPLQRIARRPLAQLVDMIGHSAHLAVLHGRDVLYVVEERAPGRPPLVTDVGVRLPAHLTASGRAILGGLPASQVRALYPDRAAFADRTGRGPQSPSALRAVLAEQRRRGFAVEDGEVTLGMASIAMPVLDHNDHPVAGLAVTYPTDVAGPPHPDELARCARSLSQRLGSRTREHPDR; encoded by the coding sequence ATGAGTCAGGTCCCGGCCGCGACGCGGGCGCTGCGCGTGCTGCGGTTCCTCGCCACCCAGGCCGACCCGGTCCCCCTCGAGGCGCTGATGCGGGCGTGCGAGCTGCCGCGGAGCACGGCGTACCACCTGGTCAACGCGATGATCGAGGAGGGCTTCGTCGTGCATCTCGCCGACGAGCGGCGGTACGGCCTCGGCGTCGCGGCGTTCGAGGCGGGCAGCGGTTACATCCGTCAGGCACCGCTGCAGCGGATCGCCCGTCGGCCACTCGCCCAGCTGGTCGACATGATCGGGCACAGCGCGCACCTCGCCGTCCTGCACGGCCGGGACGTCCTGTACGTCGTCGAGGAGCGCGCGCCCGGTCGCCCGCCCCTGGTGACCGACGTCGGCGTGCGGCTGCCGGCCCACCTGACCGCGAGCGGCCGGGCCATCCTCGGCGGCCTGCCCGCGAGCCAGGTGCGGGCGCTCTACCCGGATCGGGCCGCGTTCGCCGACCGCACCGGCCGGGGCCCGCAGTCCCCCAGCGCGCTGCGCGCCGTACTCGCCGAGCAGCGCCGCCGCGGGTTCGCCGTCGAGGACGGCGAGGTGACCCTCGGGATGGCAAGCATCGCGATGCCGGTGCTCGACCACAACGACCATCCTGTCGCCGGGCTCGCGGTCACCTACCCGACCGATGTCGCCGGCCCTCCCCACCCGGACGAGCTGGCGCGTTGCGCCCGATCACTGAGCCAGCGGCTGGGATCGCGCACCCGGGAGCACCCGGATCGTTGA
- a CDS encoding formimidoylglutamate deiminase, which yields MSRYVLERAWVGGRVRDGVVVEVEQGRFTRVVPDAAPEQSTGAVRVDGLSLPGFANTHSHAFHRALRGRTQADRGTFWTWRERMYAVAEWLDPDSYRRLARAVFGEMVAAGYTAVGEFHYLHHQGDGTPYADPNAMGEALLAAARDAGIRITLLDTLYLSSGFGASPQGVQRRFSDGSTQAWQDRVEALRASLDARAAPDVRLGVAAHSVRAVPRAALQAFAPYVAAGVPVHVHVSEQVRENEDCRAAYGLTPTGLLAEHGMLGPMTSVVHATHLTATDVRLLGEAGVFASFCPTTERDLADGIGPSRELREAGAVITLGSDSHAVIDAFEEMRALELDERLATRERGHWSAAELLCAATVDGHRSLGFDDAGEIAVGRRADLVTVDPDSPRTAGTGGDEHGAVFAAGAADVVGVMIEGRIVFDGDHRAVGAALGEAIGAIERIGAIGA from the coding sequence GTGAGCCGTTACGTGCTCGAGCGCGCCTGGGTGGGCGGCCGGGTGCGTGACGGCGTCGTGGTGGAGGTCGAGCAGGGCCGGTTCACCCGGGTCGTCCCCGACGCGGCGCCTGAGCAGAGCACGGGCGCCGTCCGGGTGGACGGCCTGAGCCTGCCCGGCTTCGCCAACACCCACAGCCACGCCTTCCATCGCGCCCTGCGCGGTCGCACCCAGGCCGACCGCGGCACCTTCTGGACCTGGCGCGAGCGGATGTACGCCGTGGCCGAGTGGCTCGACCCCGACTCCTACCGGCGGTTGGCCCGCGCGGTCTTCGGGGAGATGGTGGCCGCCGGCTACACCGCAGTGGGGGAGTTCCACTACCTGCACCACCAGGGTGACGGCACCCCCTACGCCGACCCGAACGCGATGGGTGAGGCGCTCCTGGCGGCGGCCCGCGACGCCGGCATCAGGATCACGCTGCTCGACACGCTCTACCTCTCCAGCGGGTTCGGCGCGTCGCCCCAGGGTGTCCAGCGACGCTTCAGCGACGGCAGCACGCAGGCCTGGCAGGACCGGGTCGAGGCCCTACGCGCCTCCCTCGATGCCCGAGCCGCCCCGGACGTGCGGCTGGGGGTCGCCGCCCACTCGGTGCGAGCCGTCCCCCGCGCCGCGCTGCAGGCCTTCGCGCCGTACGTCGCAGCGGGCGTGCCGGTGCACGTCCACGTCTCCGAGCAGGTCAGGGAGAACGAGGACTGCCGGGCGGCGTACGGCCTGACGCCCACCGGCCTGCTCGCCGAGCACGGCATGCTGGGACCGATGACCAGCGTCGTGCACGCCACCCACCTGACGGCCACCGACGTCCGGCTGCTCGGGGAGGCGGGTGTGTTCGCCTCCTTCTGCCCGACCACCGAGCGCGACCTCGCCGACGGGATCGGGCCCAGTCGCGAGCTGCGGGAGGCCGGCGCCGTGATCACGCTCGGCTCGGACAGCCACGCGGTGATCGACGCCTTCGAGGAGATGCGCGCGCTGGAGCTCGACGAGCGCCTGGCCACCCGCGAGCGCGGCCACTGGAGCGCCGCCGAGCTGCTGTGCGCCGCCACGGTCGACGGACACCGCAGCCTCGGCTTCGACGACGCCGGTGAGATAGCGGTCGGACGGCGCGCCGATCTGGTGACGGTCGACCCTGACTCGCCGCGGACCGCCGGCACGGGCGGCGACGAGCACGGCGCCGTGTTCGCTGCCGGTGCCGCCGACGTCGTCGGGGTGATGATCGAGGGCCGGATCGTGTTCGACGGCGACCATCGCGCGGTCGGGGCGGCCCTGGGCGAGGCGATCGGGGCGATCGAGAGGATCGGGGCGATCGGGGCATGA
- a CDS encoding allantoate amidohydrolase, with the protein MADFEGMWRDLAPVGRSASSGGYFRQPWLSAELELRAWFREAAAERGLDLEEDPFGNLVAWWHPAARDTGADRVLTGSHLDSVLDGGAFDGPLGVVSAFAAIDLLRERGVLPARSLGVAAFVEEEGSRFGRACLGSRLAVGTASWDDARELTDRDGVRLGDVVEGAADGARSTLLDGVGSYVELHVEQGRGLVDRDAAVGVGGGIWPHGRFRYDVAGRADHAGTTRMEDRADPMLTYAMTVLAANKQARLTGARSTFGRVEVRPNGTNAVPSHVTAWLDARAESDEALAALVAGIERQAVDRAERDGTSLTVTAESVSRAVTFDVRLRDRVATALAPGGTAPVLPTQAGHDAGVLQEAGLPSAMLFVRNPTGVSHAPQETAATADCLAGVQALADVLAGLVR; encoded by the coding sequence ATGGCGGACTTCGAGGGGATGTGGCGTGACCTCGCCCCCGTCGGGCGCTCGGCGTCCTCGGGCGGGTACTTCCGCCAGCCCTGGCTCTCCGCGGAGCTCGAGCTTCGCGCGTGGTTCCGCGAGGCGGCGGCCGAGCGCGGGCTCGACCTCGAGGAGGACCCGTTCGGGAACCTGGTCGCATGGTGGCACCCGGCAGCGAGGGACACCGGTGCCGACCGGGTGCTGACCGGATCGCACCTCGACTCGGTGCTCGACGGCGGCGCGTTCGACGGGCCGCTGGGGGTCGTGTCGGCCTTCGCGGCGATCGACCTGCTGCGGGAGCGTGGCGTGCTGCCGGCGCGGTCGCTCGGGGTGGCGGCGTTCGTCGAGGAGGAGGGCTCGCGCTTCGGCCGTGCCTGCCTCGGCTCCCGGCTCGCGGTCGGCACCGCCTCCTGGGACGACGCCCGCGAGCTCACCGACCGCGACGGCGTCCGGCTGGGCGACGTGGTCGAGGGCGCCGCGGACGGCGCTCGCTCGACGCTGCTCGACGGTGTCGGCAGCTATGTCGAGCTCCACGTCGAGCAGGGCCGTGGCCTGGTCGATCGCGACGCGGCGGTCGGGGTCGGTGGTGGCATCTGGCCGCACGGCCGCTTCCGGTACGACGTCGCAGGTCGCGCCGACCATGCCGGCACCACCCGGATGGAGGATCGCGCCGACCCCATGCTGACCTATGCGATGACGGTGCTGGCGGCGAACAAGCAGGCCCGGCTGACCGGCGCTCGGAGCACCTTCGGGCGGGTCGAGGTCCGTCCGAACGGCACCAACGCGGTGCCCTCCCACGTCACCGCCTGGCTCGATGCCCGCGCGGAGTCCGACGAGGCGCTGGCCGCCCTGGTCGCAGGGATCGAGCGCCAAGCCGTCGACCGGGCCGAGCGGGACGGCACCTCGCTCACCGTCACCGCGGAGTCGGTCAGCCGCGCCGTGACCTTCGACGTACGGCTCCGGGACCGGGTGGCCACCGCCCTGGCTCCGGGAGGGACCGCGCCGGTCCTGCCGACGCAGGCGGGCCACGACGCCGGCGTCCTGCAGGAAGCGGGGCTGCCCTCGGCGATGCTCTTCGTGCGCAACCCGACCGGCGTCTCGCACGCGCCGCAGGAGACGGCCGCGACGGCCGACTGCCTCGCCGGCGTGCAGGCGCTCGCCGACGTGCTCGCCGGGCTCGTCCGGTGA
- the hutU gene encoding urocanate hydratase — protein MTTSTGSTNQRLPIHAATGSDLSAKSWQTEAPLRMLMNNLDPEVAERPEDLVVYGGTGRAARSWEAYDALVRTLRDLEPDETMLVQSGKPVGVMRTHEWAPRVLIANSNLVGDWANWEEFRRLEELGLTMYGQMTAGSWIYIGTQGILQGTFETFAAVADKRFGGTLAGTITVTAGLGGMGGAQPLAVTMNDGVAICVDVDESRITRRIEHRYLDVRADSLDHALALATEARDARRGLSIGLLGNAAEVLPELLARRAPIDIVTDQTSAHDPLSYLPAGVPFEEWHERAASDPEAFTQQARASMAAHVRAMVEFQDAGAEVFDYGNSIRDEARKGGYDRAFEFPGFVPAYIRPLFCEGKGPFRWAALSGDPEDIRRTDEAILELFGDNERLCRWITMAQERVHFQGLPARICWLGYGERHLAGLRFNEMVRNGELKAPIVIGRDHLDCGSVASPYRETEAMLDGSDAIADWALLNALVNTASGATWVSIHHGGGVGMGRSIHAGQVCVADGTDLAAQKIERVLTNDPGMGVIRHVDAGYDRAAEVAAERGVRIPVREG, from the coding sequence ATGACCACCTCGACAGGCTCCACGAACCAGCGACTGCCCATCCACGCGGCCACCGGCTCGGACCTGAGCGCGAAGTCGTGGCAGACCGAGGCACCCCTGCGGATGCTGATGAACAACCTCGACCCCGAGGTCGCCGAGCGCCCCGAGGACCTCGTCGTCTACGGCGGCACCGGCAGGGCGGCCCGCAGCTGGGAGGCGTACGACGCGCTCGTGCGCACCCTGCGCGACCTCGAGCCCGACGAGACCATGCTGGTGCAGAGCGGCAAGCCGGTCGGCGTGATGCGCACCCACGAGTGGGCACCGCGCGTCCTGATCGCCAACTCCAACCTGGTCGGCGACTGGGCGAACTGGGAGGAGTTCCGCCGGCTGGAGGAGCTCGGCCTGACGATGTACGGCCAGATGACGGCCGGCTCGTGGATCTACATCGGCACCCAGGGCATCCTCCAGGGCACGTTCGAGACGTTCGCCGCCGTCGCCGACAAGAGGTTCGGCGGCACGCTGGCCGGCACCATCACCGTGACCGCGGGGCTGGGTGGCATGGGTGGTGCCCAGCCGCTGGCGGTGACCATGAACGACGGCGTGGCGATCTGCGTCGACGTCGACGAGTCCCGGATCACCCGCCGCATCGAGCACCGCTACCTCGACGTACGGGCCGACTCGCTCGACCACGCCCTGGCGCTGGCCACCGAGGCCCGGGACGCCCGCCGCGGCCTGTCGATCGGGCTGCTCGGCAACGCCGCCGAGGTCCTCCCCGAGCTGCTGGCGCGCCGCGCCCCGATCGACATCGTCACCGACCAGACCTCGGCCCACGACCCGTTGTCCTACCTGCCGGCGGGGGTGCCGTTCGAGGAGTGGCACGAGCGGGCCGCCAGCGACCCGGAGGCGTTCACGCAACAGGCCCGCGCCTCGATGGCCGCTCACGTGCGGGCGATGGTGGAGTTCCAGGACGCCGGCGCCGAGGTCTTCGACTACGGCAACTCGATCCGCGACGAGGCTCGCAAGGGCGGCTACGACCGGGCGTTCGAGTTCCCCGGGTTCGTGCCGGCGTACATCCGCCCGCTGTTCTGCGAGGGCAAGGGCCCCTTCCGGTGGGCGGCGCTGTCGGGCGATCCCGAGGACATCCGCAGGACCGACGAGGCGATCCTCGAGCTCTTCGGTGACAACGAGCGCCTGTGCAGGTGGATCACCATGGCGCAGGAGCGCGTCCACTTCCAGGGCCTGCCGGCGCGGATCTGCTGGCTCGGGTACGGCGAGCGCCATCTCGCCGGCCTGAGGTTCAACGAGATGGTGCGCAACGGCGAGCTCAAGGCGCCGATCGTGATCGGCCGCGACCACCTCGACTGCGGGTCCGTGGCCTCGCCGTACCGGGAGACCGAGGCGATGCTGGACGGCTCCGACGCGATCGCCGACTGGGCGCTCCTGAACGCGCTGGTCAACACCGCCTCCGGCGCGACGTGGGTCTCGATCCATCATGGCGGCGGCGTCGGGATGGGCCGCTCGATCCACGCAGGCCAGGTCTGCGTCGCCGACGGCACCGACCTGGCAGCGCAGAAGATCGAGCGGGTGCTGACCAACGACCCGGGGATGGGCGTGATCAGGCATGTCGACGCCGGCTACGACCGGGCCGCCGAGGTCGCGGCCGAGCGAGGTGTCCGGATCCCGGTCAGGGAGGGGTGA
- the hutH gene encoding histidine ammonia-lyase: MVEHITVGVGPLAIADVVAVARRGATVELSAEALTAIDAARTVVDALAASATPVYGVSTGFGALATRHIPGDLRAQLQRSLVRSHAAGSGPAVEREVVRALMLLRLSTLATGRTGVRRATAELMAALLSAGITPVVHEYGSLGCSGDLAPLAHCALVLMGEGEVLDAGGTRLPAAQALAAAGLAPVELAEKEGLALINGTDGMLGMLALAIDDLTELLKVADVTAAMSVEGQLGTDRVFAPELQAIRPHPGQAASAANLTALLRDSGVVASHRGPDCHRVQDAYSLRCSPQVHGAARDTLAHAVAVAGRELAAAIDNPVVLVPTGSDEAGRVESNGNFHGAPIAYVLDFLAIVAADVASIAERRTDRFLDTARSHGLPPFLADDPGVDSGLMIAQYTQAAIVSELKRLAHPASVDSIPSSAMQEDHVSMGWSAARKLRRSVDGLARVLGIELMTAARALDLRRPLEPSPATGAVVALLRGAGVAGPGPDRFLAPDIDTAYQLVVDRRVTAAATSVIGELA; this comes from the coding sequence ATGGTCGAACACATCACCGTCGGCGTCGGGCCGCTCGCGATCGCCGACGTCGTGGCGGTCGCCCGCCGAGGCGCCACCGTCGAGCTGAGCGCCGAGGCCCTCACCGCGATCGACGCCGCCCGCACCGTCGTCGACGCTCTCGCCGCCTCCGCCACGCCGGTCTACGGCGTCTCCACCGGGTTCGGCGCCCTCGCCACCCGGCACATCCCCGGGGACCTGCGCGCCCAGCTGCAGCGCTCGTTGGTGCGCTCGCACGCCGCCGGCTCGGGTCCGGCCGTCGAGCGCGAGGTCGTCCGCGCCCTCATGCTGCTGCGGCTCTCCACGCTGGCCACGGGCCGGACCGGCGTACGACGGGCGACAGCGGAGCTGATGGCGGCGCTCCTCTCGGCCGGCATCACCCCGGTGGTCCACGAGTATGGTTCCCTCGGCTGCTCCGGCGACCTCGCCCCGCTGGCCCACTGCGCGCTGGTCCTGATGGGGGAGGGCGAGGTGCTCGACGCCGGGGGCACGCGCCTGCCGGCCGCCCAGGCCCTGGCAGCGGCGGGTCTGGCACCGGTCGAGCTGGCCGAGAAGGAGGGGCTCGCGCTGATCAACGGCACCGACGGCATGCTCGGCATGCTGGCGCTGGCGATCGACGACCTGACCGAGCTGCTCAAGGTCGCCGACGTCACGGCCGCGATGTCGGTGGAGGGTCAGCTCGGCACCGACCGGGTGTTCGCGCCCGAGCTGCAGGCGATCCGTCCCCACCCCGGCCAAGCGGCCTCCGCTGCCAACCTGACGGCGCTGCTGCGCGACTCGGGGGTGGTGGCCTCCCACCGCGGCCCGGACTGCCACCGCGTCCAGGACGCCTACTCGCTGCGCTGCTCGCCGCAGGTGCACGGCGCCGCCCGCGACACGCTCGCCCACGCCGTCGCCGTCGCCGGACGCGAGCTCGCCGCTGCGATCGACAACCCGGTGGTGCTGGTCCCGACAGGGTCGGACGAAGCCGGCCGGGTCGAGTCCAACGGCAACTTCCACGGTGCGCCGATCGCCTACGTGCTGGACTTCCTGGCGATCGTGGCCGCCGACGTCGCCTCGATCGCCGAGCGGCGTACCGATCGCTTCCTCGACACCGCGCGCAGCCACGGCCTGCCGCCGTTCCTGGCCGACGACCCCGGCGTGGACTCCGGCCTGATGATCGCCCAGTACACCCAGGCCGCGATCGTCTCCGAGCTCAAGCGGCTGGCCCATCCCGCGTCGGTCGACTCCATCCCCAGCAGCGCGATGCAGGAGGACCACGTCTCGATGGGCTGGTCGGCGGCGCGCAAGCTCCGCCGGTCGGTCGACGGCCTCGCCCGGGTGTTGGGCATCGAGCTGATGACGGCGGCCCGGGCGCTCGACCTGCGCCGTCCGCTCGAGCCGTCGCCCGCGACGGGCGCCGTCGTCGCGCTGCTGCGCGGGGCCGGCGTCGCCGGTCCCGGGCCCGACCGCTTCCTCGCCCCCGACATCGACACCGCCTACCAGCTCGTCGTGGACCGCCGGGTGACGGCCGCCGCCACGAGCGTGATCGGAGAGCTCGCATGA
- the hutI gene encoding imidazolonepropionase — protein MSEDHRTLLITGIGELVTNDPAAEDLLGIRAGAALVVEDGLIAWIGDAARAPAADAVVDAGGRAVLPGFVDSHSHLVFAGDRAAEFAARMTGEHYSAGGIRTTVAATRAASDDELAAGVARHVGEMRRQGTTTVEIKSGYGLTVADEERSLRIARRLTSETTFLGAHVVPPEYAEDPAAYVELVTGPMLAAAAPYATWIDAFCERGAFDADQARTVLRAGAAAGLRGRLHANQLGPGPGALLAAELGLVAVDHCTHLGDEDVHALREAGTIATLLPGVEFSTRQPYPDARRLLDAGVRVALASDCNPGSCYTSSLPLCIALAVREMGMSPAEAVYAATAGGAAALGRSDVGALVPGARADLVLLNAPSHVHLAYRPGVPLVQSVWVGGRAQL, from the coding sequence ATGAGCGAGGACCACCGCACCCTGCTGATCACCGGCATCGGCGAGCTGGTCACCAACGACCCGGCCGCGGAGGACCTGCTCGGGATCCGCGCCGGCGCCGCGCTCGTCGTCGAGGACGGCCTGATCGCCTGGATCGGCGACGCCGCCCGGGCGCCGGCCGCCGACGCGGTCGTCGACGCCGGCGGACGTGCCGTGCTGCCCGGCTTCGTGGACAGCCACAGCCACCTGGTCTTCGCGGGGGACCGGGCGGCCGAGTTCGCGGCGCGGATGACCGGCGAGCACTACTCCGCCGGTGGCATCCGCACCACCGTCGCTGCCACCCGGGCCGCGAGCGACGACGAGCTCGCGGCGGGCGTGGCGCGGCACGTCGGCGAGATGCGCCGGCAGGGCACCACCACCGTGGAGATCAAGTCCGGCTACGGGCTCACCGTCGCCGACGAGGAGCGCTCGCTGCGGATCGCGCGACGGCTCACCTCCGAGACCACCTTCCTCGGGGCGCACGTGGTGCCGCCGGAGTACGCCGAGGACCCCGCGGCCTACGTCGAGCTCGTCACCGGGCCGATGCTGGCGGCCGCGGCGCCGTACGCGACCTGGATCGACGCGTTCTGCGAGCGCGGTGCGTTCGACGCCGACCAGGCCCGCACGGTGCTCCGGGCGGGCGCCGCGGCCGGGCTGCGCGGGCGGCTGCATGCCAACCAGCTCGGGCCGGGTCCGGGCGCGCTGCTGGCCGCCGAGCTGGGGCTGGTGGCCGTCGACCACTGCACCCACCTCGGCGACGAGGACGTCCATGCGCTCCGGGAGGCCGGCACCATCGCCACGCTGCTGCCCGGCGTGGAGTTCTCCACCCGGCAGCCGTATCCGGATGCGCGCCGCCTGCTCGACGCCGGCGTACGGGTAGCGCTCGCCAGCGACTGCAACCCCGGCTCGTGCTACACCAGCTCGCTGCCGCTGTGCATCGCCCTCGCCGTCCGGGAGATGGGGATGAGTCCGGCCGAGGCCGTGTACGCGGCCACCGCCGGGGGTGCTGCGGCGCTGGGCCGGTCCGACGTCGGAGCGCTGGTGCCCGGAGCGCGCGCCGACCTCGTCCTGCTAAACGCGCCCAGCCACGTGCACCTGGCCTACCGGCCCGGGGTACCGCTGGTGCAGAGCGTCTGGGTCGGCGGCCGCGCTCAGCTGTAA
- a CDS encoding GAF domain-containing protein, whose product MSVNLAVPSPRSFTEPTEDATVAEARQNTWAITAVVEALRGARTVDEAVDTTLRTVREQFGWAYASYWTLSEKDRALVFAQESGDAGEEFRRVTRAASFAEGIGLSGRAWRARDLIFVADLGQLTDCVRAPAAQRAGVRSGICMPIVVAGEVAGTMDFFTTERLEPSQERLAALRTVGTLVSQTIDRLASSADQERSAQDIAAVTTVLQEISQATSAEHGMSLALETIRRDFGWDYASYWRIDDRDRALHFVQESGSVNEEFRRVTQTASFVEGVGLSGRAWKARDLVFVPDLAELTDCVRAPAAGRAGVKSGVCLPIIVRGQVVGTMDFFATRTLVLSEGRRSALRSTAVLLGQVIERFEAAGRLSRAGQELVLSIEEVERHVVAATSVAQQGGALVGGANQDIADLRVASAQIGDIVKVIQTIASQTNLLALNATIEAARAGDAGRGFAVVAGEVKQLASQTAAATTTVEHNVSTIQSQVTRLIDSLRRIDSSVQEINQTQQSISGVLAEQAAVTRAILA is encoded by the coding sequence GTGAGCGTCAACCTGGCAGTACCGAGCCCGCGGTCCTTCACCGAGCCGACGGAGGATGCCACCGTCGCCGAGGCACGCCAGAACACCTGGGCCATCACCGCGGTCGTCGAGGCCCTGCGAGGCGCGCGGACGGTGGACGAGGCCGTCGACACGACGCTGCGGACCGTCCGCGAGCAGTTCGGGTGGGCCTACGCGTCGTACTGGACGCTGAGCGAGAAGGATCGCGCCCTGGTGTTCGCCCAGGAGTCCGGCGACGCCGGGGAGGAGTTCCGCCGCGTCACGCGCGCCGCCTCGTTCGCCGAGGGCATCGGCCTCTCCGGCCGGGCCTGGCGTGCGCGCGACCTGATCTTCGTGGCCGACCTCGGCCAGCTCACCGACTGCGTCCGGGCGCCCGCCGCCCAACGGGCCGGCGTCCGCAGCGGCATCTGCATGCCGATCGTCGTCGCCGGCGAGGTGGCCGGCACGATGGACTTCTTCACCACCGAGCGCCTCGAGCCCTCGCAGGAGCGCCTGGCCGCGCTGCGCACCGTCGGCACCCTGGTGTCCCAGACGATCGACCGGCTCGCCAGCAGTGCCGATCAGGAGCGTTCCGCCCAGGACATCGCCGCCGTCACCACGGTGCTGCAGGAGATCTCGCAGGCGACCAGTGCCGAGCACGGGATGTCGCTCGCGCTGGAGACGATCCGGCGCGACTTCGGCTGGGACTACGCGTCGTACTGGCGCATCGACGACCGTGACCGTGCGCTGCACTTCGTCCAGGAGTCCGGCAGCGTCAACGAGGAGTTCCGCCGGGTCACCCAGACGGCCTCGTTCGTCGAGGGCGTGGGTCTCTCCGGCCGCGCCTGGAAGGCACGCGACCTGGTCTTCGTGCCCGACCTCGCCGAGCTCACCGACTGCGTCCGGGCGCCGGCCGCCGGCCGGGCCGGCGTGAAGTCGGGGGTCTGCCTGCCGATCATCGTGCGCGGCCAGGTGGTCGGCACGATGGACTTCTTCGCCACCCGGACCCTGGTCCTCTCCGAGGGCCGCCGCAGCGCCCTGCGCAGCACAGCCGTCCTGCTCGGCCAGGTCATCGAGCGCTTCGAGGCGGCCGGCCGCCTCTCCCGGGCCGGCCAGGAGCTCGTCCTCTCGATCGAGGAGGTCGAGCGGCACGTCGTCGCGGCGACCTCGGTCGCCCAGCAGGGTGGCGCCCTGGTCGGCGGCGCCAACCAGGACATCGCGGACCTGCGCGTGGCGAGCGCGCAGATCGGCGACATCGTCAAGGTCATCCAGACGATCGCCTCGCAGACCAACCTGCTCGCGCTCAACGCCACCATCGAGGCGGCGCGTGCGGGCGACGCCGGTCGTGGCTTCGCCGTCGTCGCCGGCGAGGTCAAGCAGCTGGCCTCCCAGACCGCCGCGGCGACGACGACCGTCGAGCACAACGTCTCCACCATCCAGTCCCAGGTGACCCGCCTGATCGACTCGCTGCGCCGGATCGACTCCTCGGTCCAGGAGATCAACCAGACCCAGCAGAGCATCAGCGGGGTGCTCGCCGAGCAGGCGGCGGTGACCAGGGCGATCCTGGCCTGA